In Brachypodium distachyon strain Bd21 chromosome 5, Brachypodium_distachyon_v3.0, whole genome shotgun sequence, the genomic window CCCTTAGCGGATCAGGCTGCACCATCGACATTGCTTTGCATCTGAGCTTTTTTTACACAGTATTCGTGCAGTGGTGTTAAATGCAAAACATGGCATACACCTAGCTTTGTGGTTGTGCCTCGAGCCGTATCGACGTCTTAATACGATTTTAATCTCCCACTATCATCACAGACAAAGCTTTGCCAAACCTTAAACAAGCAAGTTCGTAAATGTTTGGCTTCAAATGCAATTGTGGGATGCCACACTTCCTTATCCCGCTAACCCATATGTCATAATCATTTTCTAGCCAACTTTTAACACATTTGTGGCAAGCAAAATGTccacaacaaaaaaatatatgacaTGCCACACTTAGCACAAAAGCGTGATAGAGTTTGGAGGGCGACTAAACATGCCCATAGACGTGGGGGGCTCTTTGACACGCTAGGCTAGTAGTTCCCAAAGGACAAAAATCTAATGAAACAGAAGCACTGGGCCGTCTTTTTATTTATGTAGAGCCACATCTTTGTCCTGATCATGTTACGGTTGAAATATAAAGTAACTTGATTCACAAACCAAGGTATTTTCCATAAATCATTTTACCCAACGCATAGCCAGCAAGCAACCAACAAAGTACCCAGGTCTTAGTTGGAAAGGAAACACAGTAAAAGAAATATAAACTTAATTTCCTTCAAAGGGTCTTTACATCTTTTAACCTGGCCTGCAAGGGCTgcaaatgaagaaaaatataaCCTGTTATAACTTACTCATAGCCAAAAATATCCATTCTACCGACAGTCTACAGTCCTCTTGGCGGATTTACAAAgatatacaaaaaaaaaacatgctgcTTACAACAATAACTCGTTTTTCCTCGTAGACTAGTGTACAAAAAGGAGCACCTCTGAAATGTTCCATTTGCCAGAGTGCGAAGATGAGCCATTTTGTATGACAGCAGCTTCTGCTGGAAGCAAGGCACCAACAGTTACTTGAAAAACAGTTGTCTGCAAGCACATCACAAGTTCCAGAGCGAAAACTATGACAAAGATACCAACCGGTTGGTTCACTCGTACTTTTGGAACCTGGAGAGGACTCGATTCCTAAGATGGAATAGTTGGCAGCAACAGGAAGGCTTGATTGAACATTTAGTTGAATTTGCCAATTTCCCTCTTCTTAGTGATTGCTCTCTGGCCATGGTAGACGAATGAATCTATGATTCCAGAAACAGTGAACACACCTGTCAATCAAGAAGACATGCCCTTTAGGCCTGAAGTGCTGAAATGATGTCGTAAGACCTGGCTGGATAGAATTCATAACTTTGCTAACTCCAGGAAATGCCTAACAAAGGAGccatatatattttgttcGTGTATTAAGAACAGCCATAACTGATGGAAGACTAAGGCAGATTTAGATGACTAATGATGGAAGTTAACGAaaagatatatatttttaaatatcAAATGCTCAACTGAAGCATAGGCAGTTCAATTAAAATGTGAACATAAAAGGTATGATTCGGCAGAAATTGATAAAGAAAACTGGCCAGAAGGGAAATATTACCTCCAACAATCGCACAAACATTAGTTAAGAAGTGTAAGAATGACACATGGCGCTCCGTGAATGTGACCTGTAAAAGGCATGGATACCAAGTTATTACTAAAATATTAATGCATGGCAAAAATATCAATGCAAAATGCATGACTAAAAATCAAAACAGACAATTTTGTTTCGCTGTGTTATCTAAATAGTAAAGTCAATAAGCAAATGATGTGCACCAAAGAATCAACAAATGCAAatgctccctccctctctctcgatCAAAGGGGAGGGGGAGTCAGGTTTCCCTCGTCCTCTGTATATCCAGCTACTTATAGGGTTGTTGCCCCTTAGGGGTGCTTGGCTTGATGCCGTTTGTGGTCTGGTCGCCGAGAGATCACCATTCACCAGAGTTTCTTGAGGCTGTATCAGAGTCCCGTGCTCATTGTTGGCTTAGCAGGAGCTCTGTCGCCTTGATGCAACCTCAAGCAGATCTATGGCTCCCCCAGATCTATGGCTTCACTTCATTGCTCCTGCTTCACGTGAAGCCGACAGCGCTTCTGCCAGAGCTGCTAAATCTGAGGTTTTCCCTTCTAGCTTCTCCAATAATCCTCCTGCTCTGTGTTTTCTCTAGCATCTCTCCAAGATGAGACAATTCAAAGGGTCCAATATGTGGTCAACAACACAATGTATCACccaaatttgttttgttgtaACCATTTCCTCATGCATCACTTACATCTTAAGCTGCTTAGGGCCTTCTCTTTTGTTATTGCAAAATGCATCTCTTTACAAATCCATTTGTTGGCGTTTGCTTGGATTTACTGCTGCACTGTGGATCCCCGGGGTAAGCTACGCCACCTGCTGCAGTCCCTAACCTCCCTACAGGGAGGCCCACCTGGTGGTCCTGACTGCGGCAGGTGCAAGGCCGTCCTACTGATGGTCTTCACGACATACTCTGCATCTTTGCCAGTCGATGGTCGTCTTCAGAAACTCATGCCCTGGCAAAATCAGTTTGTTCCTGCAGCCTGTTCATGGACGTTTTTCAGGAGCAAGAACAGAAGCGTTGAAGCTCGTCGGTGGCCGTCGCTGGGGGTGTTCCACGTCATCCTTCCTTTCAGACGCATGGAAACATATGTGCCGAATCGTTGTTTGATTTACAGACACGTGGTTTCAGTGGCAGGCTTTGCaaagtttatttttattttgcccTTCTTTAACTTGGTGCCATGCAATGGTCCTTTGAAATGGAAAGCAAGTAAGAAGCAGTTGTCCGAAAAACAAAACTTCAAGATGGTACCTTAATTGGCGAAAGgtcataaaagaaaaacacgcCAGGAAGAGCTTGCATACGGACACTCTCGCTACTTCTGGCATGTTCTGTCACAGAAAACTGCAGCAAAGAATAACAGCATCTTGTGAAATGCTTGAAAATCACATACATATATGTGCATCCCCAGATGAGTATGCTTGTGCACACAAGGGAGAAAGATATAGGTTACCTGATTGGAGAGAATAATCTGCTCATTTATGTGAGAGTATACAGTGGGAACGACCTGACAAATAAAAAGGAATAAAGAGAGCATGATATTATGATCATATGTGTTCAAACTTAAGTCATGTTGTAAGTATCAGGAATAAGGTTCTAACAAAATAAAGAGCAAATGAGAAATGAAATTAGCAAGGTTGTTTTACTGAAACAATTGCAAAGGATCGATAGGACAAACCTTAACGAAGTATTGATACATTCCATATGGTGAATGTTGGAACCAATGCGCCCTACACATTATATAAATATGAAATGTTAAacattctttttatttttgtcaggTAATATTTTTCTCACACCcgaacaaacacaagaaagaaGGATATAAGGGAATCAAGAACGTTAATATAGAAAGGAATTTACCCGTCAAGGGGATTGACCACACCAGGAAAGGGTTCTCCAAAActtaatttatttatcttaTGGCTGACCTGGCATTGTAGCGGAGAAAATAATAAGTTTCCAAATCTAAAGCAAGAATATTGGCAAGCAAATCCTAAATTTTCCCGTCAGTATCTATAGTTTCTAAAATTACTTGCAGATTTTCTCAAGTATGACTCTTACATTGAAGCTATCCTTTTGAAATGGAAGCAGATCGTGAACATGAACGTTTGACTGCTGGAAGCTTTTCCCTGGAGCAAAGTGGAAATTTCCAGCAACCTTGTTAATTTCCACGAAGCCGTAAATGTTGCATCCTTCACCTTCTTCATCCTTTATAGTTTGGAGGAAACCCTCCCTTTTGCACTACACAACAGTGCACATCATATAAAATAAGTTGCCTTCAAGGTGAAGAACACACAGGTTACACAAAATGTAACATGTTATCCTTCTTCATCCTTATAGTTTGGAGGACACCCTCCCTTTTGCACTACACAACAGTGCACATCATATAAAATAAGTTGCCTTCAAGGTGAAGAACACACAGGTTACACATCATATAGGCCAAAATACAAGGTTATACCTGATCGATCGAATCTGGATTTGATACGCCCCAACCTTTTTTCCTGTATGCTTCGCGGACATCTTCACATGAATTACAACATTGTTCACCAGGCTACATTTAAACAAGGAAGTTATTCAGTCAAAATGCATAAGAGAATAGCAAATGCACTGAGTGTAGATAGCCTAATGCAACGATCTGATTCATCTGAATCGACATaatagaaaaaacagaagaaaagcctgaaaaaaaaattgagcagAGAAGAAAGCATTGGTCAGCATTAGGCATTTCATCGGTAAGTTAAAATATTGAATGGCATACTCCCAAGCAGCATCGATGTAATGGAGGAACACACAATGATCTGAGACGTGCAAATATATATGATAACCCCTGATGTAGCTATGAAGTGTGCCTTTCATCGCTATAACTCATAGGACTGAAACTAAGGGTGGCATAATTCACATCAAGACCTTCAATTCGAACAGTTAAAACATGATTAAAAAGATGGACTCAGCTGGCATTTGACTATCCCAAAACCTATCAACAAAAAAGTTTATCCAGCAATTTCTGAACGGTAACTTTGCTGAGCTCATGAGAACAAAAATGAGCAACAGATTACTAAAATCAGGTATTCTGTAAGTCCAAGAGATGTACGTACAACATGGAAGTCAGTAAAGCTATTGCATATTGCAGGTCAGCAATGAGCCAACGAAATATTATCTAAAATGAGAATGAGCATACTTCTTCTGCACCATAACATGAGCCACAATAGGTCTCATTGTGTTCAAGCCTGCCACCATGCATCTGCAAGGGCTTTTCCACCTgtgaaaattaaaaaataaaaagaaatattatTCTTCAGGTCTAACATTATGTATCAGGACTTCCACACCACCTAGCTGGCAATTACttgagaaataaaaatgtacGTCATGTTACACATCTAGGTAATAATTCAGATAATATGTGCAGAACCAATACTCATTACCTTTATGCTAGGAATCTAGGGCATTTCCACAGCATGCGTACAATTGTATAGAAGAATGTAACATGGAATAAATAACACTATGCTCTAGAAATTACAAGCGAAACTTTTAGAAGTACAAACGAGTTACTGACCTTCATCCCACCAACTGCATCTTGCTTAGTTGCAATAACATTGCCATTGGCATCAATTCGCTGCTTGAATACATCATGCTTCTACATAGAGCATTATAGTGAAAACAAGCAAGTTACTACAACCTGGCAGCCTCATTGATCAATGATAAAGTGTACTTGTCAAAAGAATGTGCAAGATATTGAGAAAGAATATCTAAAGCAAAATAGATAGCAATAATAACAATACACAAATACATACCACATCAAGGTGCTCTTGTCCACTGATGTCCATCACATCGATACTAATTATAGAACACTGCAGGGCTGGAAAGGTGATATCAAACTGCAATTTTAAGCATCAGACGAAAGGTAGATGTTAACAAGTGTCTGAACAGATTGAAATATAGGTAATTAGTTCAGAATTATCACGCAAGGTACTAATTCTGGAAAAGGAAGGCACAATGCGTGGAAATGAGGTAATCAACAGGAAATATGCAATAAAAAGAATAAACTGTGAACAAATCAAGCTAAAGGAAATCAGGAACAGAACGTTTGCTAATCCTTAACAAATtgacaaaaaaagagagcttaGAAATAAAATTAGAGGCAACCAAAGAAAATGATATTTACATTTATGCGAAGTTTTTCTCCCCTTGAGGTATCAACCCTTAGAGTTGTCTCTGTAACTGCATGAAGATACAATCCTGCATCGTGAAATATTACCGTTAAATATAGGGTGAATAATGAACTGCAAAAGAATAATTAGTATAAGTTAGTAGCACATAGATTAAGTAAACACTAATTCAAGCTAGCCTTCTGATTCCTTGACATTTCATACAGCAAAATACATAAGCAGACCTAGCTATGtggattattttttcttcaaggAGGTAAAACCCCTGGCCTCTGAATCGATCTATGCACACAGCCATCATATTATTAAAATCTAGAACATCGTACAAGTCTCAAAGTTTACAACTCAAGTAAAAGCAAGGCTAGAATAGATCAAGCCATATGGATATTTACACATTAATCACATGATATTTGAAATATTAAGGTCAAACGTCATTCTTCATTTAATAATTGTATCAGTAAACTTAAATGTCTAAATGCTAGGTACTTAGGTTAACTGCCTCTTACTTTCCACGTGGAAATAAACCAGAGCGGAGAAAAGCTGACTTGTAATCTCAATTTTCTATGTGAAACTGAGCGTTATGTATGTAAAATTGATCCTCCGAGTCACTACAGTCGCTAAGCTTTATGTAAACATATTGTCACCAAAGTGCCACAATTTTACGGATTAATCAAGAGCaatacaaaaataatactccctccgaccggtattacttgtctgaaatctgcccaaatacggatgtatctatgtgtaaaaagcgtctaggatacatgtaatatttcgacaagtaattccgaccggagggagtactagaatCTCCCAACCTGTACAATTGTTCACTAGATGCAACAGAATTAAACGAGTAAAATACCAATGATGTAGAACAAGAAAGAACAGGTCAAGCAAAATACAGCAAAATAACACATCTTGCTATGAAAAAAAAGCACAGTAACACATTCAAGTCTAAATAATCGCTAATTCCAGTCTCATCAACCAAATGAACGCGGTAAGGTCCATCCATCCTGTATTTACTCTCAAATCAGCTAAACGGGCCACGAGATCTTAGCAAAAGCAAGGCAAATCCTAACGCAACAATGGCTGAAGCCTCGCGGGCGCACAAATAAACGCAAAGCCCGAATCTAGAATCTACACAGTCAAGTCTTACGGAGGCCGCGTGGGCCTAACGGGGCTGGATCCGAGCGAGAGAGGTGCGTACGGAGCTCggagacgaagaggaggagcatgACGAAGGAAGAGGCGAGTGTTATGACGCCGCCTGAGAGGGTGCGGCTGTAGAAGTCCTCGTTCACCTTGGGGTACGCGTCCAGGTTCCGGAGCTTGGACATGAGCCCGTCCATGGCAGGAGGATCTCGGCGCTCCCCCGACGACGCCGGGGCGAGGCGGCTAAGATTCGGGCTTTGGTTGACGAATCGGGAATAGGGGACGGCCGAGCCTAGCCTGTTCCTATTTCCAAGTTGTTTATCGGGAAGTTGTCTGATCAAAACGGAGAtggagcacggggagaccagCAGGCGCTAGCTTTTTCCTGCTCGCACTTCCGCTTTGTGATCAAAAGAGTAAATTCATCTAAAGAAATGAGTAAATGAACcctctattttattttaattttgatCCGGCCACTGATCTTATTTAAGCGTGAATTGACAAAAAACCTGATAATATGGTCCATCTGTCCGAGCTAGTGTGGCGCCATGATGGATATCTGGTTCGAGCACGGTTACAATAACCATATAACTTGTGTCGAGGTGTATTTGCTTCGCCGACCGCTGGCTGCAGGAAAGAGGCCTCGTGTTATGAAGAAGAGATTGACAACAAAACCGGTTTGACACATGGTCATGGCAAAGAAGGTACATAAGAGAA contains:
- the LOC100841488 gene encoding endoplasmic reticulum-Golgi intermediate compartment protein 3; amino-acid sequence: MDGLMSKLRNLDAYPKVNEDFYSRTLSGGVITLASSFVMLLLFVSELRLYLHAVTETTLRVDTSRGEKLRINFDITFPALQCSIISIDVMDISGQEHLDVKHDVFKQRIDANGNVIATKQDAVGGMKVEKPLQMHGGRLEHNETYCGSCYGAEEPGEQCCNSCEDVREAYRKKGWGVSNPDSIDQCKREGFLQTIKDEEGEGCNIYGFVEINKVAGNFHFAPGKSFQQSNVHVHDLLPFQKDSFNVSHKINKLSFGEPFPGVVNPLDGAHWFQHSPYGMYQYFVKVVPTVYSHINEQIILSNQFSVTEHARSSESVRMQALPGVFFFYDLSPIKVTFTERHVSFLHFLTNVCAIVGGVFTVSGIIDSFVYHGQRAITKKREIGKFN